The Streptomyces spororaveus genome includes a region encoding these proteins:
- a CDS encoding helix-turn-helix domain-containing protein, with product MYDMDTRMRALDLLADGRSMNSVSQETGISRSTIRAWRSRVQPLPHLLNQATPCAGPADSASYAYLLGLYLGDGCISPHPRGGQYLRIACADAWPGLIDQCRTAITAVRPKDKVSVLQRQGCVAVTSYGRHWTCLFPQHGPGKKHERRIVLEGWQQEIVDVHPWEFLRGLIHSDGCRVTNWTVRNGKRYEYPRYFFTNKSDDIRKLCTDTLTKVGVRWTVLARGSDPFNVSVARKDCVALMDAHIGPKY from the coding sequence ATGTACGACATGGATACGCGCATGCGCGCCCTGGACCTGCTCGCCGACGGGCGCAGCATGAACTCCGTCAGTCAGGAAACCGGGATATCCCGGTCCACGATCCGTGCATGGCGTTCCCGGGTGCAGCCATTACCCCACTTGCTCAATCAGGCCACACCCTGCGCAGGACCCGCCGATAGCGCCTCGTACGCATACCTCCTCGGCCTCTATCTCGGCGACGGCTGCATTAGCCCCCATCCGCGTGGCGGCCAGTACCTTCGCATCGCCTGTGCGGACGCATGGCCCGGGCTCATCGATCAGTGCCGGACGGCGATCACGGCAGTCCGCCCCAAGGACAAGGTGAGCGTGCTGCAGCGCCAGGGCTGCGTGGCCGTCACCAGCTACGGGCGGCACTGGACATGCCTGTTTCCTCAGCACGGGCCCGGCAAGAAGCATGAGCGGCGGATCGTTCTCGAAGGCTGGCAGCAGGAGATCGTCGACGTCCATCCGTGGGAGTTCCTGCGGGGGCTGATCCATTCCGACGGGTGCCGGGTCACCAACTGGACCGTCCGCAACGGGAAGCGCTACGAGTACCCGCGGTACTTCTTCACCAACAAGTCCGACGACATCCGGAAGCTGTGCACCGACACGCTGACCAAGGTCGGGGTCCGGTGGACGGTGCTGGCCCGCGGTAGCGACCCGTTCAACGTGTCCGTCGCGCGGAAGGACTGCGTCGCCCTCATGGACGCCCACATCGGGCCTAAGTACTAG
- a CDS encoding ANTAR domain-containing response regulator, which produces MTAEHESTPTPDADQSHVPPLTTRVVIAEDEALIRLDLKEMLEEEGYSVVGEAGDGQTAVELAREHRPDLVILDVKMPVLDGISAAEKIAEESIAPVLMLTAFSQRDLVERARDAGAMAYLVKPFSKSDVVPAIEMAVSRFAELRALEKEVEDLSQRLETRKLVDRAKSILQTQYGLTEPAAFRWIQKSSMDRRMSMQQVAEVVIEDAEAKKKESGK; this is translated from the coding sequence GTGACCGCCGAGCACGAGTCGACGCCCACGCCCGACGCCGACCAGTCGCACGTTCCGCCGCTGACGACCCGCGTCGTCATCGCCGAGGACGAGGCGCTCATCCGTCTCGATCTCAAGGAGATGCTCGAGGAAGAGGGCTACTCCGTCGTCGGTGAGGCCGGCGACGGGCAGACGGCCGTCGAGCTCGCCCGTGAGCACCGTCCCGACCTGGTGATCCTCGATGTGAAGATGCCCGTCCTGGACGGGATCTCCGCGGCGGAGAAGATCGCCGAGGAGTCCATCGCGCCCGTCCTGATGCTCACCGCGTTCTCGCAGCGCGACCTCGTCGAGCGGGCCCGGGACGCCGGGGCGATGGCGTACCTGGTGAAGCCGTTCAGCAAGAGCGACGTGGTGCCCGCCATCGAGATGGCCGTCTCCCGCTTCGCGGAGCTGCGGGCGCTGGAGAAGGAGGTCGAGGACCTCTCCCAGCGGCTGGAGACGCGCAAGCTGGTGGACCGTGCGAAGAGCATTCTGCAGACGCAGTACGGGCTGACGGAGCCGGCCGCCTTCCGCTGGATCCAGAAGTCGTCGATGGACCGTCGGATGTCCATGCAGCAGGTGGCCGAGGTGGTCATCGAGGACGCCGAGGCGAAGAAGAAGGAGAGCGGCAAGTAG
- a CDS encoding ABC transporter ATP-binding protein: MTALLKVEDLKVAYGKIEAVKGISFEVNEGEIVCLVGTNGAGKTTTLRTLSGLIKPKSGSITFDGQPLAAVPAHKIVSLGLAHSPEGRHIFPRLTIAENLQLGAFLRTDKEGIEADVQRAYEMFPILGERRKQAAGTLSGGEQQMLAMGRALMSRPKLLMLDEPSMGLSPLMMQKIMATIKDLKATGMTILLVEQNAQAALSLSDSAHVMEIGKIVLSGTGRDLLHNEDVRKAYLGED, encoded by the coding sequence GTGACCGCACTGCTCAAGGTCGAAGACCTCAAAGTCGCCTACGGCAAGATCGAAGCCGTCAAGGGAATCTCCTTCGAAGTCAACGAAGGCGAAATCGTCTGCCTCGTCGGCACCAACGGCGCCGGCAAGACGACCACCCTGCGCACCCTCTCCGGGCTCATCAAGCCCAAGAGCGGCAGCATCACCTTCGACGGCCAGCCCCTGGCCGCCGTACCCGCCCACAAGATCGTCTCCCTGGGCCTCGCCCACTCCCCCGAGGGACGCCACATCTTCCCCCGGCTGACGATCGCCGAAAACCTCCAGCTCGGCGCCTTCCTGCGCACCGACAAGGAGGGCATCGAGGCGGATGTCCAGCGCGCCTACGAGATGTTCCCCATCCTGGGTGAGCGTCGCAAGCAGGCCGCCGGCACCCTCTCGGGCGGTGAGCAGCAGATGCTCGCCATGGGCCGCGCGCTCATGTCCCGCCCCAAGCTCCTGATGCTGGACGAGCCCTCCATGGGCCTGTCGCCGCTGATGATGCAGAAGATCATGGCGACCATCAAGGACCTCAAGGCCACCGGCATGACCATCCTGCTCGTCGAGCAGAACGCCCAGGCGGCGCTCTCGCTCTCCGACAGCGCGCACGTGATGGAGATCGGCAAGATCGTTCTCTCCGGCACCGGCCGCGACCTCCTCCACAACGAGGACGTCCGCAAGGCCTACCTCGGCGAAGACTGA
- a CDS encoding ABC transporter ATP-binding protein yields MTTTTDTTTTTKTTVLEAKGVTMRFGGLTAVKGVDLQVNAGEIVGLIGPNGAGKTTFFNCLTGLYVPTEGSVSYKGTVLPPKPHKVTEAGIARTFQNIRLFHNMTVLENVLVGRHTRTKEGLWSALLRGPGFKKAEAASEARAMELLEFIGLENKAQHLAKNLPYGEQRKLEIARALASDPGLILLDEPTAGMNPQETRAAEELIFAIRDMGIAVLVIEHDMRFIFNLCDRVACLVQGEKLIEGTASEVQGDERVIAAYLGEPFEGDPGAAEDAAVEAAEAAAEAAAATEAEPEAATETETETEAAAEATETDAETEAEAEADTDGDTDAPADADSDSTTSTTSTEGEAK; encoded by the coding sequence ATGACGACCACCACGGACACCACCACCACCACGAAGACCACGGTGCTCGAAGCCAAGGGCGTCACCATGCGCTTCGGCGGCCTCACCGCCGTCAAGGGCGTCGACCTCCAGGTCAACGCGGGCGAGATCGTCGGCCTCATCGGCCCCAACGGCGCCGGCAAGACCACCTTCTTCAACTGCCTCACCGGGCTGTACGTCCCCACCGAGGGATCCGTCAGCTACAAGGGCACCGTCCTGCCTCCCAAGCCCCACAAGGTCACCGAGGCCGGCATCGCCCGCACCTTCCAGAACATCCGGCTCTTCCACAACATGACCGTGCTGGAGAACGTCCTCGTCGGACGCCACACCCGCACCAAGGAAGGCCTCTGGTCCGCCCTGCTCCGCGGCCCCGGCTTCAAGAAGGCCGAAGCCGCCAGCGAAGCGCGCGCCATGGAACTCCTCGAGTTCATCGGCCTGGAGAACAAGGCCCAGCACCTGGCCAAGAACCTCCCCTACGGCGAACAGCGCAAGCTCGAAATCGCCCGCGCCCTCGCCAGCGACCCCGGCCTCATCCTCCTGGACGAGCCCACCGCCGGCATGAACCCGCAGGAAACCCGCGCCGCCGAAGAACTCATCTTCGCCATCCGCGACATGGGCATCGCCGTCCTCGTCATCGAGCACGACATGCGCTTCATCTTCAACCTCTGCGACCGCGTCGCCTGCCTCGTCCAGGGCGAGAAGCTCATCGAAGGCACCGCGTCCGAGGTCCAGGGCGACGAGCGCGTCATCGCCGCCTACCTCGGCGAGCCCTTCGAAGGCGACCCGGGCGCCGCCGAAGACGCCGCCGTCGAGGCAGCGGAAGCCGCCGCCGAAGCCGCAGCAGCGACCGAAGCCGAGCCCGAGGCCGCGACGGAGACGGAGACGGAGACCGAGGCTGCGGCCGAGGCCACCGAGACCGACGCCGAAACCGAAGCGGAGGCCGAAGCCGACACCGACGGCGACACCGACGCCCCGGCCGACGCCGACTCGGACAGCACCACCAGCACCACCAGCACGGAAGGAGAGGCCAAGTGA
- a CDS encoding branched-chain amino acid ABC transporter permease gives MTTNTTAQTPQTAETVKQAPAPTTLLYAVIAGSLLTIVSAFLAWTWTAEFPGDLTYYGSPADLQYVTLAGGALTLVHALSALGVKGLGWLTPNGSRKALFFLTLGNLAATWFTVLAITVVLGGVVNLEPGALVALVGSLIPVIAVSKLPDDTRKAAPAKQLPSWAEILIITAVFAIGLFVITYGIDTDDKEPQLFVAYLITVGLAAFALNKSGLFARLGGLTAKYRQVTLIGTAAAAIAFPFIQQSGDTYTLIAVNILIFATVALGLNVVVGLAGLLDLGYVAFLGVGAYAAALVSGSTASAFGIHLPFWAAVIVGALASLIFGVVIGAPTLRLRGDYLAIVTLGFGEIFRIAMGNLDGTSGPDITNGPNGIPNIPHLELFGWNFGESHVVGGITLGAYANYYFLMLLVMALVVVVFARAGSSRIGRAWVAIREDETAAEAMGINGFKVKLIAFALGATLAGLAGTVQAHVNSTVVPENYVFAGPVPPNSAFLLAAVILGGMGTIRGPILGAALLFLIPAKLAFLQDYQLLAFGIALILLMRFRPEGLIANKRAQLEFHDDTADQAPTDLATAKAGA, from the coding sequence ATGACCACCAACACCACCGCTCAGACCCCGCAGACCGCCGAAACGGTGAAGCAGGCCCCCGCGCCCACCACCCTCCTCTACGCGGTCATCGCCGGCAGCCTCCTCACCATCGTCAGCGCCTTCCTCGCGTGGACATGGACCGCCGAATTCCCCGGCGACCTGACCTACTACGGCAGCCCCGCCGACCTCCAGTACGTCACCCTCGCCGGCGGAGCCCTCACCCTTGTCCACGCGCTCTCCGCGCTCGGCGTCAAGGGCCTCGGCTGGCTCACCCCCAACGGCTCCCGCAAGGCGCTGTTCTTCCTCACCCTCGGCAACCTCGCCGCCACCTGGTTCACGGTCCTCGCGATCACCGTCGTCCTCGGCGGAGTCGTCAACCTCGAACCCGGCGCCCTCGTCGCCCTCGTCGGCTCGCTCATCCCGGTCATCGCCGTGAGCAAGCTCCCCGACGACACCCGCAAGGCGGCCCCCGCCAAGCAGCTGCCGTCCTGGGCCGAAATCCTCATCATCACCGCCGTCTTCGCCATCGGTCTCTTCGTCATCACCTACGGCATCGACACCGATGACAAGGAACCGCAGCTCTTCGTCGCCTACCTGATCACCGTCGGCCTCGCCGCCTTCGCGCTGAACAAGTCCGGCCTCTTCGCCCGCCTCGGCGGCCTCACCGCCAAGTACCGCCAGGTCACCCTGATCGGCACCGCGGCCGCCGCCATCGCCTTCCCGTTCATCCAGCAGAGCGGCGACACCTACACGCTGATCGCGGTCAACATCCTGATCTTCGCGACCGTCGCCCTCGGCCTCAACGTCGTCGTCGGCCTCGCCGGCCTCCTCGACCTCGGCTACGTCGCCTTCCTCGGCGTCGGCGCCTACGCCGCGGCCCTGGTCTCCGGAAGCACCGCCTCCGCCTTCGGCATCCACCTCCCCTTCTGGGCAGCGGTCATCGTCGGCGCCCTCGCCTCGCTCATCTTCGGCGTGGTCATCGGAGCCCCGACCCTGCGCCTGCGCGGCGACTACCTCGCCATCGTCACCCTCGGCTTCGGAGAAATCTTCCGCATCGCCATGGGCAACCTCGACGGCACCTCCGGCCCCGACATCACCAACGGCCCCAACGGCATCCCCAACATCCCCCACCTCGAACTCTTCGGGTGGAACTTCGGGGAATCCCACGTCGTCGGCGGCATCACCCTCGGCGCCTACGCCAACTACTACTTCCTGATGCTGCTCGTCATGGCACTGGTCGTCGTGGTCTTCGCCCGCGCCGGCAGCAGCCGCATCGGCCGCGCCTGGGTCGCCATCCGCGAAGACGAGACCGCCGCCGAAGCCATGGGCATCAACGGCTTCAAGGTCAAGCTCATCGCCTTCGCCCTCGGCGCCACCCTCGCCGGCCTCGCCGGCACCGTCCAGGCACACGTCAACAGCACGGTCGTCCCCGAGAACTACGTCTTCGCCGGGCCCGTCCCGCCGAACTCCGCGTTCCTCCTCGCCGCCGTCATCCTCGGCGGCATGGGCACCATCCGCGGCCCCATCCTCGGCGCCGCACTCCTCTTCCTGATCCCGGCGAAGCTGGCCTTCCTCCAGGACTACCAGCTCCTCGCATTCGGCATCGCCCTCATCCTGCTCATGCGCTTCCGCCCCGAAGGCCTCATCGCCAACAAGCGCGCGCAGCTCGAGTTCCACGACGACACCGCTGACCAGGCCCCCACGGACCTGGCCACCGCCAAGGCGGGGGCGTGA
- a CDS encoding branched-chain amino acid ABC transporter permease, whose translation MHELPQQLANGLALGALYGLIAIGYTMVYGIVQLINFAHGEIFMIGGFGALSAYAILPTGTSLLIAIPVMIVGGAATSVAVACAAERFAYRPLRSAPRLAPLITAIGLSIALQQLVWQFYPDAKKAVSFPEFKGAAFKITDSLAIQRADLFVLILAPLCMLALGIFVQKSRSGRAMQATAQDPDTAKLMGINTDRIIVMAFAIGAAFAAVAAVAYGLDKGQINFEMGFILGLKAFTAAVLGGIGNIYGAMVGGVVLGLAEALSIAYIEDIPGMSQLGGGAWSNVWAFVLLIVVLLVRPQGLLGERVADRA comes from the coding sequence GTGCACGAACTGCCGCAACAGCTGGCCAACGGCCTGGCCCTCGGTGCTCTCTATGGTCTCATCGCCATCGGGTACACCATGGTCTACGGCATCGTCCAGCTCATCAACTTCGCCCACGGCGAGATCTTCATGATCGGCGGCTTCGGCGCGCTCAGCGCCTACGCCATCCTCCCGACCGGCACCTCCCTGCTGATCGCGATACCCGTCATGATCGTCGGAGGTGCCGCCACCTCCGTCGCCGTGGCCTGCGCAGCCGAACGCTTCGCCTACCGCCCACTGCGCAGCGCCCCCCGGCTCGCACCCCTCATCACCGCAATCGGCCTCTCGATCGCGCTCCAGCAGCTCGTCTGGCAGTTCTACCCGGACGCCAAGAAGGCCGTCAGCTTCCCTGAGTTCAAGGGCGCAGCCTTCAAGATCACCGACAGCCTGGCGATCCAGCGCGCGGACCTCTTCGTCCTCATCCTCGCCCCGCTCTGCATGCTCGCCCTCGGCATCTTCGTCCAGAAGAGCCGCAGCGGCCGCGCCATGCAGGCCACCGCGCAGGACCCCGACACCGCGAAGCTGATGGGCATCAACACCGACCGCATCATCGTCATGGCCTTCGCCATCGGTGCCGCGTTCGCCGCCGTCGCCGCCGTCGCCTACGGCCTCGACAAGGGCCAGATCAACTTCGAGATGGGCTTCATCCTCGGCCTCAAGGCCTTCACCGCAGCCGTCCTCGGCGGCATCGGCAACATCTACGGAGCCATGGTCGGCGGCGTCGTCCTCGGACTCGCCGAAGCCCTCTCGATCGCCTACATCGAAGACATCCCCGGCATGTCGCAGCTCGGCGGTGGCGCCTGGTCCAACGTCTGGGCCTTCGTACTCCTCATCGTCGTCCTCCTCGTGCGGCCACAAGGCCTGCTCGGTGAGCGCGTCGCGGATCGGGCGTGA
- a CDS encoding branched-chain amino acid ABC transporter substrate-binding protein, with protein sequence MRHRSLLVLTTVITTGALTLTACGSRDGDSKDNGGGKKTTVVIGVDAPLTGSLSALGQGIKNSVDLAAKTANKNNEVPGIEFKVEALDDQAVPASGQANATKLVGNKDVLGVVGPLNSGVAQQMQGVFGSANLAQVSPANTNPSLSQGDNWGKGEFKRGFKTYFRTAATDVVQGKFAAQYLFKDAGKKKVFIVDDKQTYGAGLAAIFADEFKKLGGEVVGTDHVTVKETDFSSTADKVKSSGADSVYFGGQYPEGGLLADQIKKTGANVPLMGGDGIQDPAFISASGEANEGDLATSIGYPVEKLDTAKKFIEDYKAEGYKDPYAAYGGYSYDAGWAVIQAVKAVAAANSGKLPTDARAKVVEALGKVSFEGVTGKVAFDEYGDTTNKQLTVYKVEGGKWVDVKSDTFNQ encoded by the coding sequence GTGCGACACCGTTCTTTGCTCGTCCTCACCACCGTGATCACCACGGGAGCACTGACCCTCACCGCTTGCGGATCGCGCGACGGAGACTCCAAGGACAACGGCGGCGGCAAGAAGACCACCGTCGTGATCGGTGTGGACGCCCCGCTCACGGGCTCGCTCTCCGCGCTCGGCCAGGGCATCAAGAACTCCGTAGACCTCGCGGCCAAGACGGCCAACAAGAACAACGAGGTCCCCGGCATCGAGTTCAAGGTCGAGGCCCTCGACGACCAGGCGGTCCCCGCCTCCGGTCAGGCCAACGCCACCAAGCTCGTCGGCAACAAGGACGTCCTCGGCGTCGTCGGCCCGCTGAACTCCGGCGTCGCCCAGCAGATGCAGGGCGTCTTCGGCTCCGCCAACCTGGCGCAGGTCTCCCCCGCCAACACCAACCCCTCGCTCAGCCAGGGCGACAACTGGGGCAAGGGCGAGTTCAAGCGCGGCTTCAAGACCTACTTCCGCACCGCCGCCACCGACGTGGTCCAGGGCAAGTTCGCCGCCCAGTACCTCTTCAAGGACGCCGGCAAGAAGAAGGTCTTCATCGTCGACGACAAGCAGACCTACGGCGCCGGCCTCGCCGCGATCTTCGCCGACGAGTTCAAGAAGCTCGGCGGCGAGGTCGTCGGCACCGACCACGTCACCGTGAAGGAGACCGACTTCTCCTCCACCGCCGACAAGGTCAAGTCCTCCGGCGCCGACTCCGTCTACTTCGGCGGCCAGTACCCCGAGGGCGGCCTGCTCGCCGACCAGATCAAGAAGACCGGCGCCAACGTCCCCCTCATGGGCGGCGACGGCATCCAGGACCCGGCCTTCATCAGCGCCTCCGGTGAGGCCAACGAGGGCGACCTCGCCACCTCCATCGGCTACCCGGTCGAGAAGCTGGACACCGCCAAGAAGTTCATCGAGGACTACAAGGCCGAGGGTTACAAGGACCCGTACGCCGCCTACGGTGGCTACTCCTACGACGCCGGCTGGGCCGTCATCCAGGCCGTCAAGGCCGTCGCCGCCGCCAACAGCGGCAAGCTCCCCACCGACGCCCGCGCCAAGGTCGTCGAGGCACTCGGCAAGGTCTCCTTCGAAGGCGTGACCGGCAAGGTCGCCTTCGACGAGTACGGCGACACCACCAACAAGCAGCTCACCGTCTACAAGGTCGAGGGCGGCAAGTGGGTCGACGTCAAGAGCGACACCTTCAACCAGTAA